The genomic DNA CACTACACCGACCTCACCGGCGAGGTCCTCTTCGCGCGCCGCTCGATCGACAAGTTCCACGAGCAGGCCGTCGCGAACGGCACCAAGATCGTGCACTCCTGCGGTTTCGACTCCATCCCGTCCGACCTCGGCACCTTCCTCCTCTACGAGAGGGCCCGGGCCGACGATGCCGGCACGCTCGGCGCCACGACGCTGGTCATCCGCTCGATCCGCGGCGGCGCGAGCGGCGGCACCATCGCCTCCGCGATCGGCCTGGCCGACGAGGTGAGCACCGACCGCGACGCGCGACGCGTCGCCGGGCGCCCGCACTCGCTGAGCGTCGACCACACCCGCGAGACGCCGAAGCAGCCGGGCGATCTGTCGGTCGTGGACGCGAAGACCGTCGACCCGTCGCTGACCGGGAAACTGGCGCCGTTCTTTATGGCCAGCTACAACACCCGCGTGGTGCGCCGCTCCAACGGCCTGCTCGATTTCGCCTACGGCCCCGACTTCACGTACCGCGAGACGATGGCCGTGCCCGGCCCGCCCGTCGTCACGGCGGTGGCCGCCCGCGCCGTGCAGGGCGCGCTCGCCGTGGGCATGGCGGCGCTCGCGATCAAGCCGCTGCGCCCCGTCCTCGACCGGGTCCTCCCGTCGCCCGGCGAGGGGCCGAGCGAGAAGTCCCAAGCCAAGGGCTCGTTCATCGCCGACGTCTACACCCGCACGACGGGCGGCCGGCGCTACCGGTCGACCATCGGCGCGCGCCTGGACCCTGGCTACAGCGGCACCGCGGTGATGCTCGGCGAGTCCAGCCTGGCACTGGCGCTCGACGGCGACACCGCCCGCGGCGGCGCGCCGCTCCCCGAGCGGGCGGGCGTCCTCACGCCGGCCGTCGCGCTGGGCGACGTGCTCGCGGATCGCCTGCGCGCGCAGAACTTCACCGTCACCGTCGACGAGCTGGCGTAGCCCCCGCTCAGGCGAGGGCGAGGAACAGCTTCTCCAGCTTCTTCTGATCCACGTTCTCGGGCCCCTCGGTCACGATGCAGTGCTGCAGGCCGGTGGCGACGAGGGCGTAGCCGCTGCGGCCGAGCGCCTTGTTCACGGCGGCGAGCTGGGTGAGCACGTCCTCGCACTCCTCCCCCTCCTCGAGCATGCGGATGACCGTCGCGAGATGGCCGTGCGCCCGCTTGAGCCGCGTCACGATGGGCTTCGCGCCCTCCTCCGGGATCTTCACGCGGCCAGCCCCTCGAGCATGCGGCCGAGGCGCTGCCGCGCGTCCTCGGCGACCGGCGACAGCGCCGCGGTGCCGGTGAAGTCGGGCATCACCTTCGGATCCATGACCTCCACGAGCGAGGCCCCCGCCGCCGCATCGTCCGCCGAGACCACGACGTTGCACGGCAGCAGCGCGGCGACGCGCGGGTCGATGCCGAGTGCCTCGTGCGCCAGCTGCGGCCGGCACGCCCCGAGGATCACTTTCGGCGGCACGTCGACGTCGAGCTTCGCCTTGAGAGTGGCCCGGAGGTCGATCTCGGTCAGCACGCCGAAGCCGGCGTCCGCGAGGCCCGCGCGCACCCGCGCCACCGCCTCGTCGTACGGCGCGTCGATCGTCGCGCTCATCGTGAATTCCGCCATGGATTCCATCCTTTCGCCGTTCGCTCCAGTATTGCATAACCCCCCAGGGGGATGCTAGCTTCGGCCCGTTAGCATCCCCCCTGGGGGTTACACCGAAGGAGCCGGCATGCCATCGACCACCGACACGACGCCGCCCGGCGCGGCCGCGACCTCGACCGGGCGCCCGGGCCCGCTGGGCCGTCTCGGCGTCTGGGTCGCCGGGCACGGCAGGATCGTCGCGATCGCCTGGATCGCGGTCGTCGTGAGCCTGGGGATCTTCGCGCCGTTCGTCGAGAAGAATCTGTCCGGCGCGGGATGGCAGGCCGACGGGTCCGAGTCGGTGCAGGTCCGCGACCTCGCGGAGCGGAACTTCGGCGGCAACGCCAGTCACGCCGTCCAGGTCGTGGTCCGGAGCGACACCACCGCACTCACCGAGGGCGACGGGCCGCGGATCCTCGCCGAGGTCACCCGCATCCTGCGGGACGACCCCCGTATCGCACAGGTGGTCGCACCACAGCCCGGTGCGAGCCTCAGCGCCGACGGCCGCACCGCCGTCGTCCTGGGCGGCGCCGGCGCCGACACCAACGAGATGGTGCGCGCCGCGACCGACCTCAAGGGGCCGCTCGGCGCCCTCTCCACGGAATCGGTCACGGTGCACCCGACGGGCTCGTCGATGCTCTGGTCGGACTTCAACGCGGCCAACCTCGAGGCGATGCTGACCTCGGAGATGCTGTCGTGGCCGGTGACCCTCGCCATCCTGGTCGTGGCCTTCGGGGCGCTGGTCGCCGCCGGGCTCCCCCTGCTCCTCACCCTCGCCGGCCTGATCGCCTCGGCCGGTTCGCTGGTCCTCATCAACGAGTTCGTCCCGGTCTCCATCTGGGCGATGAACTTCGCGATGATGTTCTCGCTCGCCCTCGGCATCGATTACGCGCTGTTCCTCGTCGCCCGCTTCCGCGCCGCCCGGGCGGGTGGGACGCGCACCCCGCAGGAGGCCATCGCGCAGACCATGGACACCGCGGGCAAGGCGGTGCTCCTCTCCGGAATCACCGTGCTCATCTCGCTGTCCGCGGTGATGCTCGTCCCCTCGCCCTCGTTCCGCTCGATGGCGGGCGGGATCATGCTGTCCGTCGTCTTCGTCCTCGCCGCGACGTTGACCCTCCTGCCCCTGGTGCTGGTCAAGCTCAACGGCCGGATCGACGCCCTCGCGCTGCCCTGGTCCAAGGCGTCGGAGCCCCGGTCGGCGTCGTTCGCCCGGTGGGGCGCCCTCCTGTGGCGCCGGCCGGTGGCGTTCGGCGCGGGCGCACTCGTCGCCCTGATCGCGCTCGCGATCCCGCTCGTCGGCCTGAGGACCGCGATGCCGTCGATCGCCGTGCTCCCCGCCGACGCCAGCGCCCGCATCGGGTACAACGAGGTCAAGGCCGCCTTCGGGCCCGGTGCGCCGGGAACGCTCCAGATCATCGCGCCCACGTCGGCGGCCGACGACGTCGCCCGCCTCGTGGGCGCCGATCCGGGGATCGCCGCCGCGATGCCCGCGGCCGTCTCCGCCGTCGACGGCGACCTGGCGATGATCACCGCCGTCCCCACCGTCGACCCCTCCGACCCGGCGCTCGCGGACACCGTCGACCGGCTGCGGTCCGGGCTGCCCGACGGCGCCCTCGTCGGCGGCGCCGCGGTCGAGAACCTCGACCTGAAGGACCAACTCGACGCGTCGACGCCGCTCGTGATCGGCGTGGTGCTCGCCCTCGGGTTCCTGCTGCTCCTCGTGGCGCTGCGCGCTCCGCTCATCGCGCTCGTCGGGACCGCGGTCAGCCTGCTGTCGACCGCGGCCGCCTTCGGCGTGGCCCGCCTGATCTTCCAGGACGGCATCGGGGCCGGCCTGCTCGGATTCGAGTCGCAGGGATTCCTGGACGCCTGGGCGCCCGTGTTCTTCTTCGCGATGATCTTCGCGATCGCCATGGACTACACCGTGTTCCTGCTGTCGTCGGCGAAGGAGCACTGGGAGCGGACGGGCGATGCGCGCGACGCGATGGTCGGCGCCGTCGCGCACTCCGGCCGGGTGATCTTCGCGGCGGGCGGCGTCATGGTCGCGGTGTTCTTCACCTTCGCCCTGTCGGGCCCTCTGCCGCCCAAGGAGATGGGCGTCATCCTCGGCGTCGCCGTCCTGCTCGACACGTTCCTGGTCCGGCTGGTGCTCCTCCCCGTCGCACTGCGTCTCCTGGGTGCCCGCGCCTGGGCCTGTCCCGCCTGGCTGGCCCGCGCGCTGCCGGCCATCAGGTTCGCGCATGACTGACGATCGCGGGGACTACCGCGGCATCGTCGCCGAGCCGAGCGCGTAAGGTCCGGCCCATGTGCAGTGCGATCACGTGCCGCGTGTGCGGCAAGACCACCTGGACGGGATGCGGCTCCCACGTCGACGCCGTCCGCGCGACCGTCCGCCCCGAGGACTGGTGCGACGGTCACGTCGCGCCCGCCGAGCAGCCCGCCAAGCGCGGGTGGTTCCGCCGCTGATCCGTCGCTCCGGTTCCACGATTTCCACGTCAGCTGGGCGGCACGGCGTATATCGCCGCGCCGCCCGGCTGAACGAGACTTTCGCCGACCGCTACCCGTCGATCCGCGCGAAGGGGCGCAGTTCCTCCACCTCGTAGGCGAGCTCGAGCAGCGTCGCCTCCATTCCCGCGGGGCCCGCGAACTGGGCGCCCAGCGGGAGCCCGGCACCGT from Tsukamurella paurometabola includes the following:
- a CDS encoding MMPL family transporter; the protein is MPSTTDTTPPGAAATSTGRPGPLGRLGVWVAGHGRIVAIAWIAVVVSLGIFAPFVEKNLSGAGWQADGSESVQVRDLAERNFGGNASHAVQVVVRSDTTALTEGDGPRILAEVTRILRDDPRIAQVVAPQPGASLSADGRTAVVLGGAGADTNEMVRAATDLKGPLGALSTESVTVHPTGSSMLWSDFNAANLEAMLTSEMLSWPVTLAILVVAFGALVAAGLPLLLTLAGLIASAGSLVLINEFVPVSIWAMNFAMMFSLALGIDYALFLVARFRAARAGGTRTPQEAIAQTMDTAGKAVLLSGITVLISLSAVMLVPSPSFRSMAGGIMLSVVFVLAATLTLLPLVLVKLNGRIDALALPWSKASEPRSASFARWGALLWRRPVAFGAGALVALIALAIPLVGLRTAMPSIAVLPADASARIGYNEVKAAFGPGAPGTLQIIAPTSAADDVARLVGADPGIAAAMPAAVSAVDGDLAMITAVPTVDPSDPALADTVDRLRSGLPDGALVGGAAVENLDLKDQLDASTPLVIGVVLALGFLLLLVALRAPLIALVGTAVSLLSTAAAFGVARLIFQDGIGAGLLGFESQGFLDAWAPVFFFAMIFAIAMDYTVFLLSSAKEHWERTGDARDAMVGAVAHSGRVIFAAGGVMVAVFFTFALSGPLPPKEMGVILGVAVLLDTFLVRLVLLPVALRLLGARAWACPAWLARALPAIRFAHD
- a CDS encoding metal-sensitive transcriptional regulator; protein product: MKIPEEGAKPIVTRLKRAHGHLATVIRMLEEGEECEDVLTQLAAVNKALGRSGYALVATGLQHCIVTEGPENVDQKKLEKLFLALA
- a CDS encoding saccharopine dehydrogenase family protein — its product is MTAGTREFDLIVFGATGFVGLLTARHLAKHAPDGVRIALAGRTQAKLEKVRAELGERAREWGIVVADVDKPSTLDEMVARTTVLCSTVGPYALYGETVVGACVNAGTHYTDLTGEVLFARRSIDKFHEQAVANGTKIVHSCGFDSIPSDLGTFLLYERARADDAGTLGATTLVIRSIRGGASGGTIASAIGLADEVSTDRDARRVAGRPHSLSVDHTRETPKQPGDLSVVDAKTVDPSLTGKLAPFFMASYNTRVVRRSNGLLDFAYGPDFTYRETMAVPGPPVVTAVAARAVQGALAVGMAALAIKPLRPVLDRVLPSPGEGPSEKSQAKGSFIADVYTRTTGGRRYRSTIGARLDPGYSGTAVMLGESSLALALDGDTARGGAPLPERAGVLTPAVALGDVLADRLRAQNFTVTVDELA
- a CDS encoding DUF302 domain-containing protein, with amino-acid sequence MAEFTMSATIDAPYDEAVARVRAGLADAGFGVLTEIDLRATLKAKLDVDVPPKVILGACRPQLAHEALGIDPRVAALLPCNVVVSADDAAAGASLVEVMDPKVMPDFTGTAALSPVAEDARQRLGRMLEGLAA